Proteins co-encoded in one Streptococcus parauberis NCFD 2020 genomic window:
- the der gene encoding ribosome biogenesis GTPase Der, which produces MVLPTVAIVGRPNVGKSTLFNRIAGERISIVEDVEGVTRDRIYTTGEWLNRKFSLIDTGGIDDVDAPFMEQIKHQAQIAMDEADVIVFVVSGKEGVTDADEYVSKILYRTNKPVILAVNKVDNPEMRNDIYDFYALGLGDPYPVSSVHGIGTGDVLDAIVENLPIEVTEENDDVIRFSLIGRPNVGKSSLINAILGEDRVIASPVAGTTRDAIDTSFKDEDGQEFTMIDTAGMRKSGKVYENTEKYSVMRAMRAIDRSDVVLMVINAEEGIREYDKRIAGFAHEAGKGMIIVVNKWDTLEKDNHTVSKWEADIRDQFQFLSYAPIIFVSAETGQRLNKLPEMIKRISDSQSRRIPSAVLNDVIMDAIAINPTPTDKGKRLKIFYATQVSVKPPTFVVFVNEEELMHFSYLRFLENQIRAAFTFEGTPIHLIARKRK; this is translated from the coding sequence ATGGTTTTACCTACAGTTGCCATAGTTGGGCGCCCTAATGTCGGCAAGTCCACATTATTTAATCGAATTGCAGGAGAACGTATTTCTATCGTCGAAGACGTTGAAGGCGTGACACGTGACCGGATTTATACCACTGGTGAGTGGTTAAATAGAAAATTTTCACTAATTGATACAGGTGGGATTGACGATGTCGATGCCCCATTTATGGAACAAATTAAACACCAAGCACAAATTGCTATGGATGAAGCAGACGTTATTGTCTTTGTTGTATCAGGTAAAGAAGGGGTAACTGATGCGGATGAGTATGTATCAAAAATTCTATACCGCACAAATAAACCGGTTATTCTTGCCGTAAATAAAGTCGATAACCCAGAAATGCGTAATGATATTTATGATTTCTACGCTCTTGGCTTAGGCGATCCATACCCAGTTTCATCAGTCCATGGTATTGGTACAGGTGATGTGCTCGATGCCATTGTTGAAAATCTACCAATTGAAGTTACAGAAGAAAATGATGATGTTATTCGTTTTAGTTTAATTGGGCGTCCAAATGTTGGAAAATCAAGTCTAATCAATGCTATACTTGGTGAAGACCGAGTAATTGCCAGCCCAGTTGCGGGGACTACCCGTGATGCTATCGATACATCATTTAAAGATGAAGATGGTCAAGAATTTACAATGATTGATACAGCTGGTATGCGTAAATCAGGTAAGGTCTATGAAAATACTGAAAAGTATTCTGTTATGCGCGCTATGCGCGCCATTGATCGCTCTGATGTCGTATTAATGGTAATCAATGCAGAAGAAGGTATCCGCGAGTATGACAAACGGATAGCTGGTTTTGCTCATGAAGCCGGAAAAGGGATGATCATTGTCGTCAACAAGTGGGATACCCTTGAAAAAGACAATCATACCGTTTCGAAATGGGAAGCTGATATTAGAGACCAATTCCAGTTCCTATCTTACGCACCAATTATCTTTGTTTCAGCAGAAACAGGGCAAAGACTGAATAAATTGCCAGAAATGATCAAACGAATCAGTGATAGTCAAAGTCGCCGTATTCCATCAGCTGTCCTAAATGATGTCATTATGGATGCGATTGCTATTAACCCTACCCCAACAGATAAAGGAAAACGTCTTAAAATTTTCTATGCGACACAAGTTTCCGTTAAACCTCCAACTTTTGTCGTCTTTGTTAATGAAGAAGAGTTAATGCATTTCTCTTATCTACGCTTCTTAGAAAATCAAATTCGTGCCGCCTTTACATTTGAAGGAACACCAATTCACTTAATTGCTCGTAAACGTAAATAA
- the dnaI gene encoding primosomal protein DnaI has translation MEKIGQTINKKGQLVRNNANELIQVILADPEVAEFISSHQLSQDEINLSLSKFNQFLVERAKFKTGDPSYIAKGYSPILVMNEGYADVSYQETRELIDAKTKAAISDRINLVNLPKSYRNIRMSDFDINNASRMKALSELLDFVEQYPSPDQKGLYLFGDMGIGKSYLMAAMARELSEQKGISTTLLHFPSFTIDVKNAISTGSVKEEIDAVKSVPVLILDDVGAEQATSWVRDEILQVILQYRMLEDLPTFFTSNYSFNDLEKKWANIKGNDETWQAKRVMERVRYLAKEFHLEGANRR, from the coding sequence ATGGAAAAAATTGGTCAAACAATCAATAAAAAAGGTCAACTTGTACGCAACAATGCAAACGAGCTAATTCAAGTGATTTTGGCTGATCCTGAAGTTGCTGAATTTATTTCTAGCCATCAGTTAAGTCAAGATGAAATTAATTTAAGTTTGTCAAAGTTCAATCAATTTTTGGTTGAACGTGCTAAATTCAAAACTGGTGATCCGTCTTATATAGCAAAAGGCTATTCACCGATTTTAGTGATGAATGAAGGTTATGCTGATGTTTCTTATCAAGAGACTAGAGAATTAATTGATGCTAAAACGAAGGCTGCCATCTCTGACAGAATAAATTTAGTCAATCTACCAAAGTCATATCGCAATATTCGCATGTCTGATTTTGATATCAATAATGCTAGTCGAATGAAAGCTTTATCAGAGTTATTGGATTTTGTTGAACAATATCCTTCACCTGACCAAAAGGGACTGTACTTATTTGGTGACATGGGAATTGGGAAATCATATTTGATGGCTGCTATGGCTAGAGAATTATCTGAGCAAAAAGGAATTTCAACTACCTTGCTCCATTTTCCTAGTTTTACAATTGATGTCAAAAATGCTATCTCAACAGGTTCAGTTAAAGAAGAAATTGATGCTGTTAAATCTGTACCCGTTCTAATTTTAGATGATGTTGGTGCAGAACAAGCAACCTCTTGGGTACGTGATGAAATTTTACAAGTTATTTTACAATACCGAATGTTAGAAGATTTACCAACTTTCTTCACATCCAATTATAGTTTCAACGATTTGGAGAAGAAGTGGGCAAATATTAAAGGAAATGATGAAACTTGGCAAGCTAAAAGAGTGATGGAACGCGTACGCTATTTAGCTAAAGAATTCCACCTCGAAGGTGCCAATCGTCGTTAA
- the murC gene encoding UDP-N-acetylmuramate--L-alanine ligase: MSTTYHFIGIKGSGMSALALMLHQMGHKVQGSDVEKYYFTQRGLEKAGIEIRPFSKDNLNGDMEVIAGNAFREDNNEEIAYAIQENIPFKRYHEFLGDFMKQFTSFGVAGAHGKTSTTGLLSHVLKNITDTSYLIGDGTGRGSANAQYFVFESDEYERHFMPYHPEYSIITNIDFDHPDYFTGIEDVFAAFNDYAKQVKKALFVYGEDPELKKISANAPIYYYGFSDEDNFTAYDIRRTTNGSDFKVKHDGQEIGDFHVPAYGKHNILNATAVIANLFIAGFDMDLVAKHMVSFNGVKRRFTEKIINDTIIIDDFAHHPTEIVATIDAARQKYPSKEIVAIFQPHTFTRTIALLDEFALALNEADSVYLAKIYGSAREVDHGDVKVEDLEVKINKPSKIITVENVSPLLDHNNAVYVFMGAGDIQLYERSFEELLANLTHNNQ; this comes from the coding sequence ATGTCAACAACCTATCATTTTATTGGAATTAAAGGATCTGGAATGAGTGCTTTAGCACTAATGCTACATCAAATGGGCCACAAGGTTCAAGGGAGCGATGTGGAGAAATATTACTTTACACAACGTGGCTTAGAAAAAGCGGGTATTGAAATCCGACCTTTTAGTAAAGATAATTTGAATGGAGATATGGAAGTTATTGCTGGTAATGCCTTCAGAGAAGATAATAACGAAGAAATAGCCTACGCAATTCAAGAAAATATTCCTTTTAAACGATACCATGAGTTTCTTGGTGATTTCATGAAACAATTTACAAGTTTTGGTGTTGCAGGTGCCCATGGCAAAACATCAACAACAGGACTTTTATCACATGTATTGAAAAATATTACTGATACCTCTTATTTGATTGGTGATGGAACTGGTCGTGGATCAGCTAATGCTCAGTACTTTGTTTTTGAATCAGATGAATATGAACGTCATTTCATGCCTTATCATCCTGAATACTCAATCATTACCAATATTGACTTTGACCATCCAGATTACTTTACAGGGATCGAAGATGTTTTTGCTGCCTTCAATGACTATGCTAAACAAGTTAAAAAAGCTTTATTTGTATACGGTGAAGACCCTGAGTTGAAAAAGATTTCTGCTAATGCACCAATTTATTATTATGGTTTTAGTGATGAGGATAACTTTACTGCTTATGATATTCGTCGTACGACAAATGGTTCAGACTTTAAAGTCAAACATGATGGCCAAGAAATTGGTGATTTCCATGTTCCTGCCTATGGTAAACACAATATCTTAAATGCAACAGCTGTTATTGCCAACTTATTTATTGCCGGTTTTGACATGGACTTGGTTGCTAAACACATGGTAAGTTTCAATGGAGTTAAACGTCGTTTCACCGAAAAAATTATCAATGATACAATCATTATTGATGACTTTGCTCACCATCCAACAGAAATTGTGGCAACCATCGATGCAGCTAGACAGAAATACCCAAGTAAAGAAATTGTTGCGATTTTCCAACCTCATACTTTCACAAGGACAATTGCTTTGCTTGATGAGTTTGCACTTGCATTAAATGAAGCAGACAGTGTCTACTTAGCAAAAATCTATGGTTCAGCGCGTGAAGTCGACCACGGTGATGTAAAAGTTGAAGATTTGGAAGTAAAAATAAACAAGCCATCAAAAATTATCACAGTTGAGAATGTTTCACCATTACTTGATCATAACAATGCAGTGTATGTTTTTATGGGAGCTGGTGATATTCAGCTATATGAACGTTCATTCGAAGAACTATTGGCTAACTTAACACACAATAATCAATAA
- a CDS encoding DEAD/DEAH box helicase: MARLIPGRIRNQGIALYDQGLVKIVKEEKSQIEAQVDCQKVTYGVDDDAITCQCDFFARKKYCQHIAALEYFLKNDPNGKVISEQFTNQSESKEETKKMTSFGSLFLDNLKMNEDDTTVYRLSATGSRSPYSSEFWWSLKINRLPDDRTYVIRDIRGFINLIKKEGFYQIGKNYYEQLSLLKFDQASQDLISFLWRLAPDSDKSDHSFVFPNHARHLHLPSGFFEEGIFLLRDLYEFTFEGAYQNYSTVFVKPLDAEAELFKFTIEVHRKSIELKISEKSVSYLFDNVYLLHNDTFYYNTLRQQKMISALRSLPIESDLQKHIYFDLDDQAKLAASLLDFKEIGLVKAPKSFDIRDFDVTFNFDTNKNQILLELVFDYGDLLVSDKMTLDQLPFASNYKKEEKIYRAMSFYDFSPQFQSIKEIESPHDLYRFFTQALPYFNKLGKVNLSESVSQLRFSEAPQIVIERQQGGLLDVSFDFSQILENDIDDALTALFTNSPYFVTESGKLVVFDDQTQKISQSLLKLRAQQKENGHLQLDGIAAVQLSQLFEGQENVHFSQELEELISDLRHPERLVLPDLAVNASIRDYQFQGIKWMTMLDKYGFGGILADDMGLGKTLQTIAFLKSKLSTGKKVLILSPSSLLYNWLDEFEKFVPDLDVVVSYGHKQVRDQLISEEHQVTITSYSSFRQDFTSYKNYNYDYLILDEAQVIKNSQTKIAKSLREFNVSNCFALSGTPIENKLLEIWSIFQIVLPGLLPNKKDFLKMDAKQVSRYIKPFVMRRRKDDVLPELPELIEMNYQNEMSDQQKAIYLAQLRQMQDRIRNSSDADINRRKIEILSGITRLRQICDTPSLFMDYDGDSGKLDSLKTLLVQIKENGHRALIFSQFRGMLDIAEKEMEALGLTHYKITGSTPANDRQEMTRAFNNGSKDAFLISLKAGGVGLNLTGADTVVLIDLWWNPAVEMQAISRAHRLGQKENVEVFRLITRGTIEEKILEMQEGKRNLVTTVLDGNESRASMTIEEIKEILGLDSY, from the coding sequence ATGGCGAGATTAATTCCAGGAAGAATTAGAAATCAAGGAATAGCCTTGTATGATCAAGGATTAGTTAAAATTGTTAAAGAAGAAAAAAGCCAAATTGAGGCACAAGTTGATTGTCAAAAAGTTACCTATGGAGTAGATGATGATGCCATAACCTGTCAATGTGATTTTTTTGCGCGGAAAAAATATTGCCAGCATATTGCTGCTCTGGAATACTTTTTGAAAAATGATCCAAACGGGAAAGTTATTTCTGAGCAATTTACCAACCAGTCTGAATCAAAAGAAGAAACCAAAAAAATGACATCCTTTGGTAGTCTATTTTTAGATAATTTAAAAATGAATGAGGATGATACCACAGTCTACCGACTATCGGCAACCGGTAGTCGTAGTCCTTATTCTTCAGAATTTTGGTGGAGTTTAAAGATTAATCGACTTCCTGATGATCGGACTTATGTCATCAGAGATATCCGAGGATTTATTAACTTAATCAAAAAAGAAGGTTTTTATCAGATTGGAAAAAACTATTATGAACAATTATCACTCTTGAAATTCGATCAAGCTAGCCAAGATTTAATCTCATTTTTATGGCGACTAGCTCCTGACTCTGATAAAAGTGATCATAGTTTTGTTTTTCCAAATCACGCCAGACATTTACATCTACCAAGTGGCTTTTTTGAAGAGGGCATATTTTTACTGAGAGATTTATATGAATTCACTTTTGAAGGGGCATATCAGAACTATTCAACTGTTTTTGTTAAACCACTAGACGCAGAGGCTGAATTGTTTAAATTTACAATTGAAGTTCATCGTAAATCAATTGAATTAAAAATCAGTGAAAAGTCAGTTAGTTATTTATTTGATAATGTCTACCTATTACATAATGACACCTTCTATTACAATACTTTAAGACAACAGAAAATGATTTCTGCTCTACGCAGTCTACCAATTGAATCAGATTTGCAAAAGCATATTTACTTTGATTTAGATGACCAAGCTAAATTGGCTGCAAGTCTTTTAGATTTCAAAGAGATTGGTCTAGTAAAGGCACCTAAAAGTTTTGACATTAGAGATTTTGATGTTACTTTTAACTTTGATACCAACAAAAATCAAATTTTGCTTGAACTAGTCTTTGATTATGGTGATTTGCTGGTCTCTGATAAGATGACATTAGATCAATTGCCTTTTGCAAGTAACTATAAAAAAGAAGAAAAAATATACAGAGCAATGAGCTTCTATGATTTTTCTCCTCAGTTTCAGTCCATAAAAGAAATTGAATCACCACATGACTTATATCGATTTTTCACTCAAGCTCTTCCTTATTTTAATAAATTAGGTAAAGTTAATTTATCTGAATCTGTTAGTCAATTGAGATTCTCAGAAGCACCACAAATTGTTATTGAAAGACAACAAGGCGGTTTATTAGATGTCTCATTTGATTTTTCTCAAATTCTTGAAAATGATATTGATGATGCTTTGACGGCATTATTTACCAATAGTCCATATTTTGTAACTGAAAGTGGTAAATTAGTTGTTTTTGATGATCAGACTCAAAAAATCAGTCAATCATTACTTAAACTACGGGCACAACAAAAAGAAAATGGCCACCTACAATTAGACGGAATTGCGGCAGTTCAATTATCACAACTTTTTGAAGGGCAAGAAAACGTCCATTTTTCTCAAGAATTGGAAGAGTTAATTTCTGACTTGAGACATCCAGAGCGTTTAGTTTTACCTGACTTAGCTGTGAATGCTTCAATTAGGGATTACCAATTTCAAGGAATAAAATGGATGACGATGCTTGATAAGTATGGTTTTGGTGGCATTCTAGCAGATGATATGGGATTGGGTAAAACCCTTCAAACAATTGCTTTTTTAAAAAGTAAGTTATCTACTGGCAAAAAGGTTCTGATTCTATCACCTTCAAGTTTACTCTATAATTGGTTAGATGAATTTGAAAAATTTGTGCCTGATTTAGATGTTGTTGTCTCTTATGGGCATAAACAAGTCAGAGACCAACTTATTTCAGAAGAACACCAAGTTACTATTACCTCATACTCATCTTTCAGACAGGACTTTACAAGCTACAAAAATTATAACTATGATTACTTGATTCTTGATGAAGCACAAGTTATAAAGAACTCCCAGACTAAGATTGCTAAAAGTTTACGGGAATTTAATGTTAGTAATTGCTTTGCCTTATCTGGGACACCAATTGAAAATAAACTTCTTGAAATTTGGTCTATCTTTCAAATTGTCCTACCGGGATTGCTTCCCAATAAAAAAGACTTTTTAAAAATGGATGCTAAGCAGGTGTCACGTTATATTAAGCCATTTGTTATGCGTCGTCGTAAGGATGATGTATTACCTGAATTACCAGAACTAATCGAAATGAACTACCAAAACGAAATGTCAGATCAGCAAAAGGCAATTTACTTAGCTCAGTTACGTCAAATGCAAGACAGGATTCGAAATTCTAGTGATGCTGATATTAATCGTCGTAAAATCGAAATTTTGTCAGGTATTACGAGATTGAGACAAATTTGTGATACACCAAGTTTATTTATGGATTATGATGGAGATAGTGGTAAATTAGATAGTTTAAAAACCCTACTTGTTCAAATCAAAGAAAATGGACATCGTGCACTGATTTTTTCACAATTTCGTGGAATGTTAGATATTGCTGAAAAAGAAATGGAAGCTTTAGGTTTGACCCATTATAAAATCACCGGTTCAACTCCGGCTAATGATCGCCAGGAGATGACCAGAGCATTTAATAATGGCTCAAAAGATGCCTTCCTAATTTCCCTTAAAGCAGGTGGTGTCGGATTGAATTTGACGGGGGCTGATACTGTTGTTCTAATTGATTTATGGTGGAATCCTGCTGTCGAAATGCAAGCTATTAGCCGAGCTCATCGACTTGGCCAAAAAGAAAATGTGGAAGTCTTTCGTTTAATCACCAGAGGAACCATTGAAGAAAAAATTCTGGAAATGCAAGAAGGAAAACGGAATTTAGTAACAACAGTTCTTGACGGTAATGAAAGTAGAGCTAGCATGACCATTGAGGAAATTAAAGAAATTTTAGGTCTCGATAGTTATTGA